One Cucumis sativus cultivar 9930 chromosome 1, Cucumber_9930_V3, whole genome shotgun sequence DNA segment encodes these proteins:
- the LOC101216100 gene encoding dof zinc finger protein DOF2.1 produces MDLPTAQHHQEMETNSVENMMVCQNSKDHQVRKARPQPEQALKCPRCDSTNTKFCYYNNYSLSQPRYFCKSCRRYWTQGGTLRNVPVGGGCRKNKRSSSSSSSSASSKKSQDHPFGASTALPGQLSYDHQAHDLSLAFARLHKNSCSNGSVPTFNDFDFSILGMPNGDVLNGGGFAYNSQSLYYGNDNNMGAGIESNGDQMRLQPYDHDHHHHHHNQQYSNATTTAVTVTTMKQELFGGREMNNGSDQSKILWGYPNWQMNNNNNNVIDSNTTTTTMMGAMDFDSGSARESWNSNAFTNASSWHGLLNSPLM; encoded by the exons ATGGATCTTCCCACTGCCCAACATCATCAG GAAATGGAAACAAATTCAGTGGAGAACATGATGGTATgtcaaaactcaaaagatCATCAAGTTAGAAAGGCAAGACCACAGCCAGAACAAGCGTTGAAATGTCCAAGATGTGACTCAACAAACACCAAATTTTGTTACTATAACAACTACAGCCTATCTCAACCAAGATACTTTTGCAAATCCTGCCGCCGTTACTGGACACAAGGTGGTACCCTCCGCAATGTTCCAGTTGGCGGAGGTTGCcgtaaaaacaaaagatcatCATCATCCTCATCCTCCTCAGCTTCCTCTAAAAAATCCCAAGACCATCCCTTCGGTGCCTCCACCGCCCTACCCGGCCAATTGTCCTACGATCACCAAGCTCATGATCTCAGTCTCGCATTCGCTAGGCTTCACAAAAACTCGTGTTCAAATGGGAGCGTTCCCACATTCAACGACTTCGATTTCTCCATCTTGGGAATGCCAAATGGCGATGTTTTGAACGGCGGCGGCTTTGCCTATAATTCTCAAAGCTTGTATTATGGAAATGACAACAACATGGGAGCTGGAATCGAAAGTAATGGCGATCAAATGAGATTACAGCCGTACGATCAcgatcatcatcatcatcatcacaaTCAACAATATAGCAATGCTACAACAACAGCGGTAACAGTGACGACGATGAAGCAAGAGCTATTTGGAGGACGAGAAATGAATAACGGAAGTGACCAAAGTAAAATCCTTTGGGGATACCCAAATTGGCAAAtgaacaataacaataataacgtAATAGATTCAAACACAACCACAACGACGATGATGGGAGCAATGGATTTCGATTCGGGTTCAGCTCGAGAAAGTTGGAACAGCAATGCCTTCACTAATGCTTCTTCTTGGCATGGCCTTCTCAATAGTCCTCTCATGTAA